In Rhizoctonia solani chromosome 6, complete sequence, the sequence tGGTTGATGCAAGCTCTTAGCACcagaacaataaagcgccccataagtcctgtatcaggcacatCCAGCTATTCAGCCCCATCTCCCCTCACCTTtgccaccattacctcctgcaCTCCTACTTGTTCTTGCTCCCAGGCATCCTCCCATGCTGGCCAGTTGTACCCTACACATGCCATGGCAACCTGCTCCTGGCTGCCCTCTTGAGCCTGCTCCCCTATTGATCAGGGACAGCTGGAACCCCTCATTCTGCCAACCTCCCCTGTCAACCTTGGTGAAGTCTCCCTCAACAGGGTTACCAGGCTCCTCTGGGGCCTCCAAGGACAGGTCAACTGTATTGAGCAGTACCTCACAGAACAAGCCAAAGTTAGCCAAGAGATTTGCACCAATGTTGAGAACATCTTGCAAGCTGttgatactgtcaaggatgggcttgcccagctccagctcACCCAGGGTCCCCATACACCCAAAGAGCAAAAACCTCCTGTGGTCAAGGAAACACCAAGAGCTGcacccaaagccaagcctattggcaaggctgTCCCATTCCTTGGAGGCCCTGCCCCCATCATCTCTACAGGGGCCCCTTGGCACAACCCCCTCACCCTCTTCAATCCATAtccctcctcttccttccGTTTaggaccggctccagcagccccccaaggacctccaccTGCACCCATCACCACCTTAGTGCAGCCTCAAGCCCCCTCTACCATAAAGGTAGACCATCCAGAAGCCTTCAAGGGCAAGATTGGCTTGaaggccaaacaatggctgacATGTATGTTAGCCTGGGTATGCCTAAACCAAAGGCAGTTGCCAATGGACCTGGAGGTCCTAAGCTTCCTTCTCATGAATATGATGAAGGCTGGTGGGGCttgggcccatccccacctggaccaactagggtcccattgAGCACTCATCCAAAACATGGATGAATTCAAATTAAGTTCCTGGCTgcctttggcaaccctgatgcAACCTGAGCAGTGGAGCAGAAGATTACTTCCCTTACACAAACCAGCACTTGTGCCAAATTCATTACTAAGTTCTGCACACTGCAAATGGAACTCAATTGGAATGATGCTGCACTCTGCAGCCAATTTGCTTGTGGacttcactgggaggtccaaagACAAGTTGCCACAAGGGAAAGGCAACCATGTACCCTGGGGGAGCTGCAAGATGCTgccctcatcattgacaatgcCCTCCATGAGGAACATACCAGCCACCCAcaacagggtaataagtctggcaaATCCTTATCCACCCCCAATTGGGGGGGAAGTACTGGtcaacaggccaccaaaactggtcccctctcctccaatcccaactaTGTATTGGAGGAAGAATGCAACCACTGCTGTACAGAAGGCCTCTGTCAAATGCAGCAAAGTAGGCCACAAGTATGCCAAATGCCAGACCagatggaaggccacccctaaggaggataaggggaaggctaaAGAATccaccaagattggcaaagaatccaagtaccaatcaggaaagagtaagggtacctgctgctgcactcaaggaccccaaggactctggctgtgTTGAAATATTTAATATTACTAGTACCAATAGAATGTCACCCCTCTTCACCATTTCAATTAAGCCAGAAAAAGCAGACACCTTAGAAGCcttgatagactcaggcacCACATCCTCACTTCTACACCCCTGCACAGCAGAACCACTCTGCCTACCCCTTATAGATCTCCCTGTACCCTACACCATaaccatgcttgatgggtcatgcccccaggctggcaaaatttggaagaagacaaaccttaccttctcctttgatggcaagaaaataACAGAAACCTTCCTCATTTGCAATACTGGTTCCCATGCTgctatcttgggattgaaatggctggATGCCTacaacccagaaattgattggaacatgcACACACTTTCCTTTTCACATACACCCCCAGAACAGGTAACCATtgctgaagaagaggaagccaaCAAAGACCCACTGAAGAGAGTACCCCCTgagtaccaccaatatgccaaggtatttggggaagaagagctcaacaagcttccccctcactggcattacaacattgagATAGAACTCACAGAAGATGGCCCACTCAGCTCCCCCTTGTACAGCATGACAGACACCAACCCTTGTACAGCATGACAGATGCCAAAtctgccacactcaaggactgacttagggacaagctcaaggcagGGAAGATACAGCCTAGTAAATCCTCTATCAGTTCCCCcatgatgtttgtacccaaaaaggatggttcctgttgcttggttgttgattactGCTGCCTTAATAACCAGACTAAGAATAATGTCTACCCCCTGCCACACCCTGACAATCtgatggcccagctctgtggtGCTGAGATCTTCACTAAGCTGGACTTACAATGGGGTTAAAACAATATTCAAGTCAAGGAGGGCAACAGATGGAAGACAAAATTCTGGACCAAGTATGGTCTTTACAAGTCCCTAGTCATGACCTTTGAATtgaccaatgcccctgctgtgtttcaacattttatgaacaaacTATTTAAAGACCTCCTGGATGTAtgtgtcatcatctaccttgatgacatcttaATCTattccaaggaggaggcatCCCACACCAAACACATTCATGAAGTCTTGTGGCACTTAATGGCAAACCAAttattctgcaaggcatcaaaCTGTAT encodes:
- a CDS encoding Retrotransposable element Tf2 protein is translated as MELNWNDAALCSQFACGLHWEVQRQVATRERQPCTLGELQDAALIIDNALHEEHTSHPQQGNKSGKSLSTPNWGGSTGQQATKTGPLSSNPNYKASVKCSKVGHKYAKCQTRWKATPKEDKGKAKESTKIGKESKYQSGKNLPVPYTITMLDGSCPQAGKIWKKTNLTFSFDGKKITETFLICNTGSHAAILGLKWLDAYNPEIDWNMHTLSFSHTPPEQVTIAEEEEANKDPLKRVPPEYHQYAKVFGEEELNKLPPHWHYNIEIELTEDGPLSSPLDKLKAGKIQPSKSSISSPMMFVPKKDGSCCLVVDYCCLNNQTKNNVYPLPHPDNLMAQLCVKEGNRWKTKFWTKYGLYKSLVMTFELTNAPAVFQHFMNKLFKDLLDVCVIIYLDDILIYSKEEASHTKHIHEVLWHLMANQLFCKASNCFSLDKLKIQAVQDWPLPTKAKEVQSFLH